Proteins found in one Actinomycetota bacterium genomic segment:
- a CDS encoding Gfo/Idh/MocA family oxidoreductase — MIRIAMLGAGYIGRVHANAIKKLDNAKIVAVADKDLPRAEEMAVDHNAKAYEDYHQLLNDDNIDAVAIATPTFLHAEMVVEAAKAKKNIFCEKPLALSNEDAQLMAQAIQENKVKSMVGHVLRFWPEYIRAKEILDSGMVGEPLTIFCERLGVLPDWAEGGWNKQANLSGGAALDLQIHDLDFIAYLLGEPSMVSSSGVFNPDLGGWAHMNTVVNFKNGKIGAVNAGWIVKGKFPFSILFRIFCEEGTIEWISRAGEKISETLDGKAGKNPIVVYKSNGEIIEEIAENMDPFYAEWKYFADCLDGKKEITNSTFTDGQMSLKLGLATIQSASTNKQLKF, encoded by the coding sequence ATGATAAGGATAGCCATGCTGGGAGCAGGTTATATAGGAAGGGTTCACGCTAATGCTATTAAGAAATTGGATAATGCCAAAATAGTAGCTGTGGCTGATAAGGACTTGCCCAGGGCGGAAGAAATGGCTGTTGATCATAATGCAAAGGCTTATGAGGATTACCACCAGCTGCTTAATGATGATAATATTGATGCTGTAGCCATTGCCACTCCTACTTTTTTACATGCGGAAATGGTGGTGGAAGCCGCTAAAGCCAAAAAGAATATTTTTTGTGAAAAGCCGTTGGCCCTATCCAATGAAGATGCCCAACTAATGGCCCAGGCAATCCAGGAAAATAAAGTAAAATCAATGGTAGGCCATGTGTTAAGGTTTTGGCCTGAATATATAAGGGCTAAAGAAATTTTAGATAGTGGAATGGTGGGGGAGCCCCTAACCATATTCTGTGAAAGATTGGGTGTTTTGCCGGATTGGGCAGAAGGCGGTTGGAATAAACAAGCAAACTTAAGCGGAGGAGCAGCCCTTGATCTCCAGATTCATGATCTGGATTTTATTGCTTACCTTTTAGGAGAACCATCAATGGTAAGCTCCAGCGGAGTTTTTAATCCCGATCTGGGGGGCTGGGCCCATATGAATACTGTAGTCAATTTTAAAAACGGCAAAATAGGGGCCGTAAATGCCGGTTGGATTGTTAAAGGAAAATTTCCATTTTCCATACTATTTAGAATATTCTGCGAAGAAGGTACTATAGAGTGGATATCCAGGGCTGGAGAAAAAATATCAGAAACATTGGATGGCAAGGCTGGTAAAAACCCAATTGTAGTATACAAATCAAATGGTGAAATAATAGAGGAAATAGCAGAAAACATGGATCCGTTTTATGCAGAATGGAAATATTTTGCAGATTGCCTTGATGGAAAAAAAGAAATAACTAATTCAACTTTTACAGATGGACAGATGTCTTTAAAGCTTGGTTTAGCCACTATACAATCAGCCAGTACAAACAAGCAGTTAAAGTTCTAG
- a CDS encoding sugar ABC transporter substrate-binding protein: MLAGCAAPAAPAAEEPAAEEPAAEEPAEEAAVDASEYTFGNLAWSTADEWNAYGIEAWEWKAEKVGANTEVLDCQKDPEEQLAQAQDFINKGVDGISIFPSSPDVAATITRMCNEAGIPIAIENIFLPEDGSAGEVVGQVACRYGDIGYAAIEYAATTWPGSKVLYVHGGPGVGVYEDYKVGVDQALEDYADDIEMVGLVNGNWETEASYNVTMDFINAGTSDFDVVFANNDLQAVGVNQALKEQGMEDIPILSTGGSEQGYEMVVEGIQAANMTAPVNIQGIMVFDFLWNSVSGAGVDNPNVPLPVIPVGQDNIEEWIHWNDHEAAQAYIDANY; encoded by the coding sequence ATGCTAGCAGGCTGTGCAGCACCAGCAGCACCAGCAGCAGAGGAACCTGCAGCTGAAGAACCAGCAGCAGAAGAACCAGCAGAAGAAGCGGCTGTAGATGCTTCAGAATACACCTTCGGCAATTTGGCTTGGTCAACTGCAGATGAGTGGAATGCTTATGGAATTGAAGCTTGGGAATGGAAAGCAGAAAAAGTAGGCGCAAACACCGAAGTACTTGATTGCCAGAAAGATCCTGAAGAGCAGCTGGCACAGGCTCAAGACTTTATTAACAAGGGAGTAGACGGAATATCCATATTCCCAAGCTCACCTGATGTTGCAGCCACCATTACCCGAATGTGTAATGAAGCTGGAATACCTATAGCTATTGAGAACATCTTCCTGCCTGAAGACGGCAGTGCTGGTGAAGTAGTAGGCCAGGTTGCCTGCAGATATGGCGACATCGGCTATGCAGCTATTGAATATGCTGCTACCACTTGGCCAGGAAGTAAAGTTCTATATGTACACGGCGGCCCTGGCGTTGGTGTATATGAAGATTATAAGGTTGGCGTAGACCAGGCATTGGAAGATTATGCAGACGATATAGAAATGGTTGGCTTGGTTAATGGTAACTGGGAAACAGAAGCTTCCTATAACGTTACCATGGACTTTATAAATGCAGGTACTTCTGACTTCGACGTAGTATTTGCAAACAACGACCTGCAGGCTGTAGGTGTAAATCAGGCCCTTAAGGAACAAGGCATGGAAGATATACCTATTCTTTCTACCGGTGGTTCTGAGCAGGGTTATGAAATGGTTGTAGAAGGCATTCAGGCTGCTAACATGACTGCTCCTGTAAATATTCAGGGCATAATGGTATTCGACTTCTTGTGGAATAGTGTTAGCGGCGCTGGTGTGGATAATCCTAATGTTCCACTACCAGTTATTCCAGTTGGACAGGATAATATAGAGGAATGGATTCACTGGAACGACCATGAAGCAGCACAGGCTTATATTGATGCAAACTACTAA
- a CDS encoding sugar ABC transporter ATP-binding protein — protein MNNSSKGPIVKMDQIVKTFYGVKALDNMTFDLYEGEIHSLVGENGAGKSTLMKVLSGAHAPDSGQIEVFGKRYTHMTAELSYRLGINIIYQESLLMPWMNVYENVYMGQEISKGGWVDFKQEKEKTHELCKQIGHPKLPLDKKIHELSVAEQQYVKIIKALSTNPKILIMDEPTSMFNVEDVKLLLNTVETIAAQGVSIIYISHNLKEVVQIADRITVIRDGSSIRTYGNDDRNADLNKLVNDMVGRPVSAFYEREEHEIGDIAFEVKDLVVDPKKEPISFNIRRGEIMGFAGMVGSGRTEIANAIVGASRKYGGKIIFNGKELDIDNPADSINYKIGYITEDRQGLGLMLDASVVENLTVVGLQTKIKQFFINVKNFIPLISKIIKSLNIKLASPMQEVKSLSGGNQQKVVLGKWLFTDSDMYIFDEPTRGIDVNAKSEFYKIISGLAAQGKVVMMISSDMPELISMSDRVTVVRKGKIVKTLESSEISENSIIRYALEVHKDEQ, from the coding sequence ATGAATAATTCTTCTAAAGGTCCTATTGTAAAAATGGACCAGATAGTCAAAACATTTTACGGGGTAAAAGCCTTAGATAATATGACTTTTGATCTCTATGAAGGTGAAATCCATAGCCTAGTCGGAGAAAATGGAGCTGGAAAGTCAACCCTGATGAAAGTTTTGTCTGGTGCCCATGCTCCAGACAGTGGTCAGATAGAAGTATTTGGCAAAAGATATACCCACATGACAGCGGAACTCTCTTATAGGCTTGGTATAAATATAATATACCAGGAAAGTTTATTGATGCCCTGGATGAATGTATACGAAAATGTTTATATGGGGCAGGAAATATCCAAAGGCGGATGGGTTGATTTTAAACAAGAAAAAGAGAAAACCCATGAGCTCTGCAAACAAATAGGGCATCCAAAATTGCCTTTGGATAAGAAGATTCATGAGCTCAGCGTTGCCGAGCAACAATATGTAAAGATTATTAAGGCTCTCTCCACTAACCCAAAAATACTCATAATGGATGAACCCACATCCATGTTTAATGTAGAAGACGTAAAACTACTTCTAAACACAGTAGAGACCATAGCTGCTCAGGGGGTTAGTATCATTTATATTTCCCATAACCTAAAAGAGGTGGTACAGATAGCTGATAGAATTACGGTTATAAGAGATGGTTCCTCTATCCGTACCTATGGTAATGATGATAGAAATGCAGATTTAAATAAACTCGTAAATGACATGGTGGGGCGTCCGGTATCAGCTTTTTATGAAAGGGAAGAACATGAAATAGGAGATATTGCCTTTGAGGTAAAAGATCTGGTAGTAGATCCCAAAAAGGAGCCCATAAGTTTTAATATACGCCGTGGCGAGATAATGGGATTTGCAGGAATGGTTGGTTCAGGCAGAACAGAAATTGCAAACGCTATCGTTGGAGCTAGCCGTAAGTACGGCGGCAAGATAATTTTTAATGGCAAAGAACTGGATATTGATAATCCAGCCGACAGTATAAATTATAAGATTGGTTATATAACTGAAGATAGGCAAGGCTTAGGATTGATGCTTGATGCTTCAGTCGTTGAAAATCTTACTGTAGTTGGGCTTCAGACCAAAATAAAACAATTTTTTATTAACGTCAAAAATTTTATTCCCCTGATTTCCAAGATAATAAAATCACTGAATATAAAATTAGCTTCACCCATGCAGGAAGTTAAAAGCTTGTCTGGTGGTAATCAACAAAAAGTGGTACTGGGCAAATGGCTGTTTACCGATTCCGATATGTATATTTTTGATGAGCCTACCCGGGGGATAGATGTTAATGCTAAATCCGAATTTTATAAGATTATTTCTGGTTTAGCTGCCCAGGGAAAAGTAGTTATGATGATCTCGTCTGATATGCCTGAACTTATTTCTATGAGTGACAGGGTTACAGTTGTAAGAAAAGGCAAGATTGTAAAAACCCTGGAAAGCTCTGAAATTTCTGAGAATTCCATTATAAGATACGCATTGGAGGTACATAAGGATGAACAATGA